The following proteins are co-located in the Brevibacillus laterosporus DSM 25 genome:
- a CDS encoding thioredoxin family protein — MKECVTLEEIEQELQTFPLCLVLLTSKNCGVCEAVEQKLHIWQSNDQPSNNDQFQSDVLGCFHIIKASIDKLPELSGRFLAFSGPTILVFAYGKEIYRQARFIQMQELSEALLQAKVMIELR; from the coding sequence ATGAAAGAATGCGTGACGTTAGAAGAGATTGAACAGGAGCTACAAACATTTCCACTCTGTCTCGTCCTCCTTACATCTAAGAATTGCGGTGTTTGTGAGGCTGTTGAACAAAAGCTACATATCTGGCAATCAAACGATCAACCGTCAAATAATGATCAGTTCCAGTCGGATGTACTAGGATGCTTTCATATAATAAAAGCATCTATTGATAAGCTTCCTGAACTGTCAGGGAGATTTTTGGCGTTTTCTGGACCTACCATACTTGTATTTGCCTACGGTAAAGAAATATATCGCCAAGCTAGATTTATTCAAATGCAAGAACTGAGTGAGGCGCTCCTGCAAGCCAAAGTTATGATAGAATTAAGATAA
- a CDS encoding FHA domain-containing protein produces the protein MSLTRCTNGHMFSTRKHGNTCPYCNIVVEQAARGENKSQVRPADEEKTMPYLGETTGIEPVTGWLVCIEGPQQGQDYRIMAEKNFIGRSEEMHIRIIGDNAISRRNHAVIVYDPKKRNFFLLPGDASGLAYHNNEAVFSPVELTAYDVIQLGQSKFIFIPLCGVHFEWETN, from the coding sequence ATGAGTTTAACGAGATGTACGAATGGCCATATGTTTAGCACAAGAAAGCACGGTAATACATGCCCCTATTGCAATATCGTTGTAGAACAAGCAGCACGGGGAGAGAACAAGAGTCAAGTGCGCCCAGCTGATGAAGAAAAGACCATGCCTTATTTGGGAGAAACAACAGGCATTGAGCCCGTGACAGGCTGGTTAGTTTGTATCGAAGGACCACAGCAGGGACAGGACTATCGAATTATGGCAGAAAAGAATTTCATTGGACGCTCAGAAGAGATGCATATTCGTATTATTGGTGATAACGCCATCTCTAGACGCAATCATGCGGTCATTGTCTATGATCCGAAAAAGCGCAACTTTTTTCTATTGCCAGGAGATGCGTCTGGACTTGCTTATCACAACAATGAGGCTGTTTTTTCCCCAGTGGAGCTAACAGCGTATGATGTCATTCAGCTTGGTCAAAGCAAATTTATCTTTATCCCGTTGTGCGGCGTCCATTTTGAATGGGAAACCAATTGA
- a CDS encoding FHA domain-containing protein, which yields MQEKAKKYRSIWIIIIDVLLFVIAINILYFTFGIQSDPIMKWLVSLLGIAFLIFGITTQKNQKRLPKQSSKQQAGITKLVLLDEDGERVKEWYIQGETSLVIGKNSRNGEVDIDLSDTEYASLISTHHAVLNHVGGTWFIEDNNSHNGIGIKKANSKRTNKVEVETQQQIDINDLIYIANTRILVK from the coding sequence GTGCAAGAAAAAGCAAAAAAGTACCGTTCCATTTGGATCATAATCATTGATGTGCTCCTCTTTGTCATTGCAATTAATATTTTATATTTTACGTTTGGCATTCAATCAGACCCGATAATGAAATGGTTGGTTAGTCTGTTAGGAATTGCTTTCCTTATTTTTGGAATTACTACACAAAAAAATCAGAAGCGGCTGCCTAAACAATCAAGTAAGCAGCAAGCAGGTATAACAAAATTAGTCCTACTGGATGAAGACGGAGAAAGAGTGAAAGAGTGGTATATACAGGGGGAAACCTCTTTGGTGATCGGAAAGAACTCCCGCAATGGCGAGGTTGATATAGATCTATCAGATACGGAATATGCATCGCTTATCAGTACCCACCATGCAGTGCTTAACCACGTTGGAGGGACCTGGTTCATTGAGGACAATAATTCTCATAATGGGATCGGAATTAAAAAAGCGAATAGCAAACGAACGAATAAAGTAGAGGTCGAAACGCAACAACAGATTGATATAAACGATCTGATTTACATAGCAAATACACGTATCTTAGTGAAATAA
- a CDS encoding DnaJ domain-containing protein: MKNYYDILGVSKHASEAELKKAYRQLAKKYHPDVNAGSSEAEQRFKEVHEAYTVLKSEESRAAYDAKLDQRTQKRATSTQGTGQKSTERRTTQGYQGFDPRDMERNFSQFFGFNPKDKKGNLHKNGSSSKNPLDASAIFQSYFGPRKK, translated from the coding sequence ATGAAAAATTACTATGACATACTTGGTGTTTCCAAACATGCCTCTGAAGCGGAATTGAAAAAGGCGTATCGACAGTTAGCAAAAAAATATCATCCCGATGTGAATGCAGGGAGTAGTGAGGCGGAACAACGTTTCAAGGAAGTACATGAAGCTTATACGGTGTTAAAAAGCGAGGAATCACGGGCAGCGTACGATGCGAAATTGGATCAGCGGACACAAAAGAGGGCTACATCCACCCAAGGAACAGGCCAGAAATCTACAGAACGCAGGACAACACAAGGATATCAGGGTTTTGATCCAAGAGATATGGAGCGTAATTTCTCACAATTCTTTGGTTTTAATCCAAAAGATAAAAAAGGGAATCTTCATAAAAACGGATCATCTTCTAAAAATCCTCTGGATGCCTCAGCGATCTTTCAGAGCTATTTTGGACCGCGAAAAAAATAA
- the murJ gene encoding murein biosynthesis integral membrane protein MurJ, with amino-acid sequence MNLLKTASMIVVITLIGRMLGFIRTLYVSHLYGTGMEADAYFLALTIPMTLFMIIPGAINAVLIPTMRGILEENQLQKASILYHKMLALITFSFFALTVAGYFLSPQIALMYGVSGEKAALTIRQLQLMWPSVFFIGLAGLWASVLNAHHHFFTSTLGTVANSVIVILAMVALVPIVGVDGLSIATTLGYVAALVVMWPAMRKYGYSQRFNLQYRQDAELRSMGERVVPILIGSVISQTTTFLERGLTTGLGDGKVAALSYANQIAQLPMAIFVGAFTLPLFPLLANYVKRKEMHLMKATLEKGLSYLLILLFPVTIGFILYGENLISILFVRQSGAFNEEALSWTAFGLIFYGMGLYFLAARDLITRAFYALENTRTPVIVGVIGIGVYLLTAKIFTPLLEHGGVALSASVSAMVQSILLFLLLWRSIGQLLTWDFLLTVAKVLIACAVMSVFALILRVLMLESGRLIDLLVGGTVSTVIYFTTLLILREPLVKDIVGKVAGRFLKK; translated from the coding sequence GTGAATTTACTAAAAACCGCATCCATGATAGTAGTAATTACATTAATAGGACGCATGCTAGGCTTTATTCGCACACTCTATGTTTCACATTTGTATGGAACAGGAATGGAGGCGGATGCCTACTTTCTTGCCCTAACAATTCCCATGACCCTGTTCATGATTATTCCAGGAGCAATCAATGCTGTCCTGATCCCTACCATGCGAGGAATACTAGAAGAGAATCAGTTGCAGAAGGCTTCTATTCTCTACCATAAAATGCTGGCGCTAATAACCTTCAGTTTTTTTGCTCTGACCGTGGCGGGTTATTTTCTCTCTCCTCAGATCGCTCTGATGTATGGAGTGAGCGGTGAAAAAGCGGCACTGACCATTCGGCAATTACAGCTGATGTGGCCGTCTGTTTTCTTTATTGGTCTGGCTGGGTTATGGGCAAGCGTCTTAAATGCACATCATCATTTCTTTACATCTACATTAGGTACGGTGGCGAATAGTGTTATTGTTATCCTTGCCATGGTTGCCCTGGTACCAATCGTTGGAGTGGATGGCTTGTCAATAGCTACCACCCTTGGTTACGTAGCTGCTTTAGTCGTGATGTGGCCAGCCATGCGCAAATATGGCTATAGTCAACGGTTTAACCTGCAATATCGTCAGGATGCTGAATTGCGCAGTATGGGTGAACGGGTTGTTCCGATCCTCATTGGTTCCGTAATCTCGCAAACCACCACCTTTCTGGAACGTGGACTAACTACGGGGCTTGGGGATGGAAAAGTAGCAGCCCTTTCTTATGCTAATCAGATTGCTCAGCTTCCGATGGCTATCTTTGTTGGGGCATTTACATTACCTTTGTTTCCACTCTTAGCCAATTATGTAAAGCGTAAAGAAATGCATTTAATGAAAGCTACATTAGAAAAAGGCTTGTCTTACTTATTGATTTTGTTGTTTCCAGTGACAATCGGTTTCATTTTATACGGTGAAAATTTGATTAGCATCCTGTTTGTTCGCCAATCGGGTGCTTTTAATGAAGAAGCATTATCCTGGACTGCTTTTGGCCTTATCTTCTATGGCATGGGTCTTTATTTCTTAGCGGCTCGCGATTTGATTACACGTGCCTTTTATGCTTTAGAAAACACTCGCACACCTGTGATTGTAGGAGTGATAGGAATCGGGGTTTATTTGTTGACTGCCAAAATATTCACCCCGCTTTTAGAGCATGGCGGTGTAGCATTAAGTGCTTCTGTATCAGCAATGGTACAGTCTATTCTACTGTTTTTGTTACTATGGCGCTCCATTGGCCAGCTTCTTACTTGGGATTTCTTATTGACGGTAGCAAAGGTTTTGATTGCCTGCGCTGTAATGTCTGTTTTCGCCTTGATTCTTCGGGTTCTGATGCTGGAATCGGGTAGGCTTATAGATTTACTGGTAGGCGGTACCGTATCTACAGTCATTTACTTTACAACATTGTTAATTCTGCGTGAACCGCTTGTGAAGGATATTGTGGGCAAGGTAGCGGGACGCTTTCTGAAAAAGTAA
- a CDS encoding PP2C family protein-serine/threonine phosphatase: MNMLEGQELTPYFFVLAAFTFMLLLFMIRQNLMAPVKETGIQIGNGQTIGNRDEQDDYFSTATTPIGTLAVLADGISGLSHGRMSSTLAVTLFMREFLNLDDVQNITSFFTKAARKSNAEIVQQIGGSNGGTTLVAAVVTEDKLYWGAVGDSSIMVFRDGEFIKMNHKHILESVLEERYLSGEITKEQATSNPMRKRLINYLGYEQFQNMEICHEPFLLKKKDKVILLSDGVYNTLSEVEMEQILMNATSPYDAAEEMVTEIERKQLRNQDNATVIILEQGW; this comes from the coding sequence ATGAACATGCTGGAAGGACAGGAACTCACGCCGTATTTTTTTGTGCTAGCAGCTTTTACGTTTATGCTATTGCTCTTTATGATACGCCAGAATCTGATGGCTCCTGTTAAAGAAACGGGCATACAGATCGGAAACGGTCAAACGATCGGCAATCGAGATGAACAAGACGACTACTTTTCGACGGCGACGACTCCTATTGGCACATTGGCTGTTTTAGCGGATGGGATTAGTGGGCTTTCACATGGACGGATGTCTAGCACACTGGCTGTTACGCTCTTTATGCGCGAATTTTTGAATCTAGATGATGTACAAAATATTACTTCTTTTTTTACAAAAGCTGCTCGTAAAAGCAACGCGGAAATCGTGCAACAAATCGGGGGATCAAATGGTGGTACCACGCTTGTAGCAGCCGTGGTAACAGAGGATAAGCTCTATTGGGGCGCTGTAGGGGATAGCAGTATCATGGTGTTTCGAGATGGGGAGTTTATCAAAATGAACCATAAGCACATTTTGGAATCCGTGCTAGAGGAACGCTATCTGTCAGGGGAGATTACAAAGGAACAAGCAACAAGTAACCCGATGCGCAAGCGCCTGATCAATTATTTAGGCTATGAGCAGTTTCAAAATATGGAGATTTGCCACGAGCCGTTTCTGTTGAAAAAGAAAGACAAGGTCATTTTGTTGAGTGACGGTGTATACAACACGCTCTCCGAAGTGGAAATGGAGCAGATTTTAATGAATGCCACATCTCCATATGACGCAGCAGAAGAGATGGTGACAGAGATTGAACGCAAACAATTACGCAATCAAGATAACGCTACTGTCATTATTTTAGAGCAAGGCTGGTAA
- a CDS encoding PP2C family protein-serine/threonine phosphatase produces MRKENSNFQTSFVSEAGTFIENRDYFAFVELDDVACWVIADGIDTDKEVKSAEMAVQSILQSFLDKPTMSRRRLKKYILNAHNWLKEESTRVRLKASIMIVVTDYSKIIWAVAGNARLYHFRHGRLQTRSHDQSLAQQMADEEQISLVAIDKHEERHNLLSYVGKPDFFEPYVSKKILLSDGDVMMLCTPGAWEEVSCSEMLETLEEAKGPEEMADQLEEVLLSKQKQVIHNYTIASIYANKVFKEDPKKRWKRIKTALFIGIPVLLLVGGLVYMKVRAAERFAENVASIYEHEKNADAYVSEKDYDKALLEYSEARNASKRIDDKIYKQLLSKKLKITELIVNGDKFVKDGKLKQAVESYKKALEEAKNHKEFDKKEIQEKIDQAEKIAQVQLLIKEGDLRASSEDYTGAMEMYQQAKLAAINASYTEGQKEIKTKIDETQLKHMGVEKGTQQLEGEKMEKDGDRLLAEKDLEGALGAYLQAQSIYQEAGMMEKALGIERKITKVDGLLNPLPVPAANGGDQQPAGGQVLAPASGQASGQTPVPPVKQGSGVASTPAAGQQSGQAPTTPPPAPATQQSQPAQTPQQAVFKTAETSPESVPPPLEQQTNEAQQSSQKQTPKTVEAEQIPKQAQASHIPIPPADDQKPASAVINLHQ; encoded by the coding sequence ATGAGGAAGGAAAACAGCAATTTTCAGACCAGTTTCGTTTCCGAAGCAGGCACTTTTATAGAGAATCGGGATTATTTTGCTTTTGTAGAACTAGATGATGTAGCTTGCTGGGTCATTGCCGATGGGATTGACACGGATAAAGAAGTAAAAAGTGCGGAGATGGCGGTGCAAAGTATTTTACAAAGCTTTTTAGATAAGCCTACAATGTCTCGGCGCAGACTAAAAAAATACATACTCAATGCCCATAACTGGCTAAAGGAAGAAAGTACAAGAGTCCGATTAAAAGCTAGCATTATGATTGTTGTCACCGATTATAGCAAAATCATTTGGGCAGTGGCAGGCAATGCGAGATTGTACCACTTTCGGCATGGGCGCTTGCAAACGAGAAGCCATGATCAGTCACTTGCCCAGCAGATGGCTGATGAGGAGCAAATCTCTTTGGTAGCGATAGATAAACACGAAGAACGACACAATCTCCTTTCTTATGTAGGGAAGCCAGATTTTTTTGAACCATATGTGTCCAAAAAGATTCTACTATCTGATGGAGATGTGATGATGCTGTGCACGCCTGGAGCTTGGGAAGAGGTTAGCTGCTCGGAAATGCTAGAAACCCTTGAAGAAGCAAAAGGCCCAGAAGAGATGGCTGATCAACTGGAAGAAGTGTTATTAAGTAAACAAAAACAAGTGATTCATAATTATACGATAGCGTCTATTTATGCTAATAAAGTGTTTAAAGAAGACCCAAAAAAACGTTGGAAAAGGATTAAAACAGCCTTATTTATCGGCATACCGGTCCTTTTGCTTGTAGGTGGATTGGTGTATATGAAGGTGCGTGCAGCAGAACGCTTTGCAGAAAACGTCGCTAGTATTTACGAGCATGAGAAAAATGCGGATGCCTATGTTTCAGAAAAGGATTATGATAAAGCGCTCTTAGAATATAGTGAGGCGCGTAATGCATCGAAACGGATAGATGACAAGATATATAAACAATTGTTGAGCAAAAAATTGAAAATTACCGAGCTAATCGTGAATGGAGATAAGTTTGTAAAGGATGGGAAATTGAAACAAGCGGTGGAGAGCTATAAAAAAGCCTTGGAAGAAGCGAAAAATCATAAGGAGTTTGACAAGAAAGAGATTCAAGAAAAGATCGATCAAGCAGAGAAAATAGCCCAGGTACAGCTTTTGATCAAGGAAGGCGATTTGCGAGCTAGCAGTGAGGATTATACAGGTGCCATGGAGATGTATCAACAGGCAAAGCTAGCGGCCATCAATGCCTCCTATACGGAGGGACAAAAAGAGATTAAGACTAAGATAGATGAAACTCAGCTTAAACATATGGGTGTGGAAAAAGGTACACAGCAATTAGAAGGCGAGAAAATGGAGAAGGATGGAGATCGTCTGCTGGCGGAGAAGGATTTAGAAGGAGCATTAGGTGCTTATTTGCAGGCGCAGTCCATTTATCAGGAAGCTGGAATGATGGAAAAAGCTCTAGGTATAGAGCGTAAAATTACCAAGGTGGATGGGTTATTAAATCCGTTACCTGTTCCTGCTGCAAATGGAGGGGACCAGCAACCAGCTGGAGGTCAGGTTCTGGCACCAGCCTCAGGACAAGCATCTGGACAGACGCCAGTACCACCTGTGAAACAAGGATCAGGAGTAGCTTCTACACCAGCAGCGGGGCAACAGTCGGGACAAGCACCAACTACCCCACCACCTGCACCAGCTACACAACAGTCACAACCGGCACAGACCCCACAGCAAGCAGTATTTAAAACAGCTGAGACATCGCCAGAGTCTGTACCACCACCGTTGGAGCAACAAACAAACGAAGCACAGCAGTCTTCGCAGAAGCAAACCCCAAAAACGGTTGAAGCAGAGCAAATTCCCAAGCAAGCTCAAGCATCGCATATACCAATACCACCAGCCGATGACCAAAAACCAGCGTCAGCTGTGATCAATTTGCACCAGTAA
- a CDS encoding vWA domain-containing protein: MRNSTMYLAICALLLGIAFSCLLEAPQALAKADPNRGIDAMFVLDASYSMRDTDKEGIAAEVVKLFMDMSNADRTRVGFVAYNHKIVKTKPLTTISVKDKKTEIKKALSSLPRSGYTDLGLGLLTGTDLLAKRTESGNRPFLLLLSDGGTDFGPMSKGRSVADSNRDVEKAIKQAKAKGFPIYTIGLNQDGSVNQAELKRIATETGGTSFITDSAEDLPEIFNKIFAKQIQSTLISVAAVTATGALQEVSLSIPNGSMNEANIILLSEHPVKEAQLFSQAKNIQFIESNKYSLLKVVQPPKGNVTLKFRGTPGNLVKINLLGTYNLDIQAPVLSNQTQKGQATSIVAHLIDSQSKKFTDQDVNQTLKAEFITVHLATKQEQRTPMNLVGDEWKLEHVFKQSGDYTWKIRMEGPDFYRETSVEKLHVGNLAPQATAQRTISISKESGESGIDLGKYFTDANQDTLTYKIITAPDESVSSLSIQDQTLHITPLTTGTTTLTITAIDPDGEQATSELSLIITSVWDKYLVIGGILLATALIGGIIYLIVRPKPMLSGKLEGYFLQTASGNDIPVTYWPLSSFPQRRITLQELFRSLNVNEPLPEAAYIVFEAGKNGTLLVKNNSNCTLVRGTTLLRINKKEILTYNDKLYITFEDEITEIELRYKAVKVSSHLYSDVPTNH; encoded by the coding sequence ATGCGTAATTCCACCATGTATCTTGCCATATGCGCTTTGCTTTTAGGGATCGCCTTCTCTTGCCTGCTAGAAGCTCCCCAAGCCTTAGCCAAGGCTGATCCTAATCGGGGTATTGATGCCATGTTTGTATTGGATGCCAGTTATTCCATGAGGGATACGGATAAAGAAGGCATAGCAGCAGAAGTAGTTAAACTATTTATGGATATGAGCAATGCAGATCGAACAAGGGTAGGTTTTGTCGCCTATAATCACAAAATTGTCAAAACAAAGCCTTTAACAACAATCTCAGTGAAAGATAAAAAGACTGAGATAAAAAAAGCTTTGTCCTCTTTACCACGTTCAGGTTACACAGATCTCGGACTCGGTCTATTAACAGGTACAGATCTCTTAGCCAAACGTACGGAGAGTGGAAATCGACCTTTCTTACTTCTGCTATCAGATGGGGGCACCGATTTTGGCCCTATGTCCAAAGGGAGAAGTGTAGCAGATTCAAACAGAGATGTTGAAAAAGCTATTAAGCAAGCCAAAGCAAAGGGCTTCCCCATTTATACAATTGGACTAAACCAAGACGGATCGGTTAATCAAGCAGAGTTAAAGCGGATTGCAACCGAAACAGGCGGTACTTCATTCATTACCGATAGTGCCGAGGATTTACCTGAAATTTTTAATAAGATTTTTGCAAAACAAATTCAATCTACACTGATCTCTGTTGCTGCCGTTACTGCGACTGGAGCCCTTCAAGAGGTATCCCTGTCCATTCCTAACGGGAGCATGAACGAGGCCAATATTATTCTGTTATCTGAGCACCCCGTCAAAGAAGCGCAATTATTCTCCCAAGCAAAAAATATCCAATTTATAGAATCAAATAAATACTCCCTCTTAAAAGTGGTACAACCACCAAAAGGGAACGTAACTCTGAAATTCCGCGGTACACCCGGTAACCTGGTAAAAATTAATTTATTAGGTACCTACAATCTGGATATACAAGCCCCAGTGCTATCCAATCAAACACAAAAAGGGCAGGCTACAAGCATCGTTGCCCACCTTATCGATTCTCAAAGCAAAAAATTTACTGATCAAGATGTCAATCAAACCTTAAAGGCTGAGTTCATAACTGTCCATTTAGCAACAAAACAAGAACAAAGAACTCCAATGAATTTAGTTGGGGATGAGTGGAAACTGGAGCATGTCTTCAAACAGTCAGGGGACTATACGTGGAAAATTAGAATGGAAGGGCCAGACTTTTATCGAGAAACCTCTGTAGAAAAGCTACATGTTGGGAATCTTGCGCCACAAGCTACAGCACAGCGCACAATTTCGATTTCCAAAGAGTCAGGGGAATCAGGGATTGATCTGGGCAAATATTTTACGGATGCTAATCAGGATACACTTACGTATAAAATCATAACTGCTCCTGATGAATCAGTATCAAGCTTATCCATTCAAGATCAAACGTTACATATTACGCCACTTACAACTGGAACAACCACTCTGACAATTACGGCTATTGATCCTGATGGTGAACAGGCTACATCGGAATTATCCCTGATCATTACATCAGTCTGGGACAAATATCTAGTAATCGGTGGCATCCTGTTAGCTACCGCTCTTATTGGTGGAATCATTTATCTTATCGTTCGTCCGAAACCTATGCTATCTGGAAAATTGGAAGGCTATTTTTTACAAACTGCTAGTGGTAATGACATTCCTGTTACCTACTGGCCTCTCAGCTCATTTCCTCAACGCAGGATAACGCTTCAGGAGTTATTTAGAAGTCTCAATGTAAATGAACCGTTACCAGAAGCTGCATACATTGTGTTTGAAGCAGGTAAAAATGGAACGCTATTGGTAAAAAACAATTCCAATTGCACATTAGTACGCGGTACCACACTACTTCGTATCAACAAAAAAGAAATCCTCACCTATAATGACAAATTGTACATTACATTTGAGGATGAAATCACAGAGATCGAACTTCGGTACAAAGCCGTTAAAGTAAGTTCCCACCTTTATTCGGACGTACCTACCAACCATTAA
- a CDS encoding serine/threonine protein kinase: protein MKSGTKEKGLPKRIRLRGHYQIKKMISQSELSIVYTARQLGSKHTRIIKEFFPRALALRDLDNKTVFCRLPSLQDKYNDLMQAFLREADIIKGLNHPNFVSYVDFFEENGTAYLVMNYCEGMTLDRYIQETEQLYTAEVIEKTWLPLANALEHLHKQGVIHRDIKPSNIIISPSGTPILIDFGSAILMSQEGKGDKQTIVTTAGYSPLEFYSEKAKQDARSDLYSFAATLFFYINRSAPTDVTQRLFEHRFDGIHLASSIVTPMLARVIHWGLAVQADKRCPTLKWFKHALYAEAFIWKSRERLLPASKQKTAASTSSSQKLH from the coding sequence GTGAAGTCAGGTACCAAAGAGAAGGGATTGCCTAAAAGAATACGCCTCCGTGGACATTACCAAATTAAAAAAATGATTTCGCAAAGCGAACTGTCGATCGTGTATACTGCACGTCAACTTGGCAGTAAACATACACGTATTATAAAAGAGTTTTTTCCGAGAGCACTTGCCTTGCGTGATCTCGATAATAAGACGGTTTTTTGTCGGCTACCTTCTTTACAGGATAAATATAACGATTTGATGCAGGCATTTCTTCGAGAAGCAGACATTATCAAAGGGCTGAATCACCCTAATTTTGTATCATATGTGGACTTTTTTGAGGAGAATGGTACAGCCTATTTAGTAATGAATTACTGTGAAGGGATGACACTGGATCGTTATATACAGGAGACGGAGCAGCTATATACTGCGGAAGTTATAGAAAAGACATGGCTACCTCTGGCTAATGCCCTCGAACATCTACATAAGCAAGGCGTTATTCATCGGGATATTAAACCTAGCAATATTATCATCAGCCCATCTGGGACTCCTATCTTGATCGATTTTGGCTCAGCTATTCTGATGAGCCAAGAAGGAAAAGGAGATAAACAAACGATTGTAACCACAGCAGGCTACTCTCCCTTGGAATTTTATTCAGAGAAAGCAAAACAAGACGCACGCTCTGATTTATACAGCTTCGCGGCGACGCTTTTCTTCTATATTAATAGGAGTGCTCCTACGGATGTTACTCAGCGCTTATTTGAGCATCGTTTTGATGGAATACATCTGGCTTCTTCTATCGTGACTCCCATGTTGGCACGAGTCATTCACTGGGGATTAGCCGTTCAGGCTGATAAGAGATGCCCTACGTTAAAATGGTTCAAGCATGCTCTGTATGCAGAAGCGTTTATTTGGAAAAGTAGAGAGAGGCTGCTTCCTGCATCAAAGCAAAAAACAGCCGCTTCTACTTCATCCTCTCAAAAACTACATTAA